In a genomic window of Ipomoea triloba cultivar NCNSP0323 chromosome 3, ASM357664v1:
- the LOC116013422 gene encoding putative late blight resistance protein homolog R1B-12 isoform X2: MAIPLVNLLNTIEFHFLQPLPCLSFDDREIMIESLCKKLRFLQAFLEDSQKNNINCPAWRGLETEIRDVAAEAESKIESELYQLYNEEDAPVEPCQSLHQILQQVTRDIESLERRILQIQIESNRNHSVEPPRRNAAIQNINADSSSKRSSEPNNVMVGCDDEFDTIMHKLISDSNSLEVISITAWTTVSQKHNLREMLCDLLRSNDTNRDVSYLASQLRQKLLGQRYLIVIDDIWDTQAWDDIHRCFPEDLNGSRILLTTRLKQVADYVSSGNNLYSMRFLNLNESWNLFYKKVFVEKKFPLEFEKVGRGIVEKCQGLPLTIIVVAGLLSSSSNKPSLNQWENVVANLDLLLDIDPEKKCSKILSLSYDHLPPHLKACFLYFGIFPEDRAIKVKRLIKLWIAEGFLKLELNKSMEEVAYDYLQDLVDRGLVQIDKWSSFGNKIKYCKLHDVLRSFSLREARTEKLLYVINENDNVHELGVGLAASSLDRKACRWVVSDQLSHIDDEPISRSRYMTHTSHELRSFLYFPHNYVFGVHRNSIILPYSKLLRVLSISESPEYHLPREIVDLVHLRYLALRIHRRASINNYQWCKLRCLQTLIIFDDWASFSPNNILGMPHIRHVHFSQGSLKHRHLPKLVQGNLQTLSWLSLPQRFQTEPDFKAIPNVKELGIYLMGYEESYLSEETWDLLPPISMEGLLNLHQLENLKFETYRFFPKCDIKLLKAFPPNLKKLTLKGTLFSWEDMTIINALPNLEVLKLREDAFCGSEWKATGNGFCKLKYLEVTKLSSLEHWSVDADHFPILECISLNYCRLLVEFPTGFGDINTLQLIDLKNCHSLLVTSAKNFQEERRDLGDDKLVVRQFYTLPKKIIDGWKPADTSTKWSATPTPID, encoded by the exons ATGGCTATTCCTCTTGTCAATTTACTAAATACGATAGAGTTCCATTTTCTACAACCTCTTCCATGTTTGAGTTTTGATGATAGAGAAATAATGATCGAATCTTTGTGTAAGAAGCTCCGATTTTTGCAAGCCTTTTTGGAGGATTCTCAGAAGAACAACATCAACTGCCCCGCATGGAGAGGCTTGGAGACAGAGATCAGAGATGTAGCTGCTGAAGCAGAGAGCAAAATTGAATCAGAATTATATCAACTCTACAACGAGGAAGACGCCCCTGTTGAGCCTTGTCAGAGTCTTCATCAGATCTTGCAACAAGTAACGCGAGACATTGAATCACTTGAACGGAGGATTCTGCAGATTCAGATTGAGAGCAATCGCAATCACTCTGTAGAGCCGCCAAGAAGAAACGCAGCAATACAGAATATCAATGCTGATAGCTCCTCCAAACGTTCTTCAGAGCCCAACAATGTAATGGTAGGATGCGACGATGAGTTTGATACCATCATGCACAAGCTCATTTCAGATTCAAATAGCCTGGAAGTCATCTCAATCACAG CATGGACTACTGTATCTCAAAAACACAATCTTAGAGAAATGCTCTGTGACCTTCTCCGTTCTAATGACACCAATCGAGATGTCTCTTATCTAGCAAGTCAACTACGCCAAAAGTTGTTGGGTCAGAGGTATCTCATTGTCATAGATGATATATGGGACACTCAAGCATGGGATGACATTCATAGATGTTTCCCAGAAGATTTAAATGGAAGTCGAATATTGCTGACTACACGACTCAAACAGGTGGCTGACTATGTTAGTTCTGGTAACAATCTTTATTCTATGCGATTCTTAAATCTCAATGAAAGTTggaatttattttacaaaaaggtatttgtagaaaaaaaattcCCCCTTGAATTTGAGAAAGTTGGAAGAGGTATTGTTGAAAAATGTCAAGGATTACCTCTAACAATTATAGTTGTTGCTGGGCTTCTTTCCTCCTCATCCAACAAGCCATCACTAAATCAGTGGGAGAATGTTGTTGCAAATTTGGATCTGTTACTTGACATTGATCCGGAAAAGAAATGTTCAAAAATACTCTCACTAAGTTACGACCACTTGCCTCCGCATTTGAAAGCTTGTTTTTTATACTTTGGAATTTTTCCAGAAGATAGGGCGATTAAAGTGAAAAGGTTGATTAAGCTATGGATTGCAGAAGGATTCTTAAAGTTAGAGTTGAATAAAAGCATGGAAGAAGTGGCATATGATTACTTACAGGATCTTGTGGACAGAGGTCTAGTTCAAATTGATAAGTGGAGTAGTTTTGGcaacaaaatcaagtattgTAAGCTCCATGATGTGCTGCGTAGCTTTAGCTTGAGAGAGGCTCGGACGGAGAAGCTTTTGTATGTTATAAATGAGAATGATAATGTGCATGAGCTTGGCGTTGGATTAGCAGCAAGCAGCTTGGACCGAAAAGCTTGCCGTTGGGTCGTCAGTGATCAATTAAGCCATATAGATGATGAGCCAATTAGTCGATCAAGGTATATGACTCACACATCCCATGAATTGCGATCTTTTCTATATTTTCCTCATAATTATGTCTTTGGTGTTCACCGCAATTCCATAATACTTCCCTATTCTAAACTGCTAAGGGTGTTGAGCATAAGTGAATCTCCTGAATATCACCTACCAAGAGAAATAGTGGATCTTGTTCATTTGAGATATTTAGCCCTAAGAATTCACCGGAGAGCATCTATTAATAATTACCAGTGGTGTAAGCTTCGATGTTTGCAAACTCTCATTATTTTTGATGATTGGGCTTCTTTTTcaccaaataatattttggGTATGCCACATATAAGGCACGTTCATTTCTCCCAGGGGAGTCTTAAGCACCGCCATCTCCCAAAATTGGTTCAAGGAAATCTACAAACTCTATCTTGGTTGAGTCTCCCTCAACGTTTCCAAACTGAGCCAGACTTCAAAGCGATTCCAAATGTGAAGGAACTTGGGATTTACTTAATGGGCTATGAGGAGTCTTATTTAAGTGAAGAAACTTGGGATTTACTACCACCTATTTCAATGGAAGGTCTTCTCAATTTGCATCAGCTGGAGAACTTAAAATTTGAAACATATCGATTTTTTCCGAAATGTGACATCAAACTTCTAAAAGCTTTTCCACCAAATCTCAAGAAGTTGACCCTCAAAGGAACATTATTTTCATGGGAGGATATGACCATTATTAACGCATTGCCTAACCTTGAGGTTCTAAAATTGAGAGAGGATGCTTTCTGTGGCTCAGAGTGGAAAGCAACAGGAAATGGCTTCtgcaaattaaagtatttggaagttactaaactttcaagtctCGAGCATTGGAGTGTAGATGCTGATCATTTCCCCATTCTTGAATGCATATCTCTTAATTACTGTCGCCTTTTGGTGGAATTTCCAACTGGTTTTGGTGACATTAACACATTGCAGTTAATTGATTTAAAGAATTGTCACTCCCTCCTTGTGACTTCTGCTAAAAATTTTCAAGAAGAGCGGCGGGATCTTGGAGACGATAAACTTGTTGTCCGTCAATTTTATACTCTCCCAAAG
- the LOC116013422 gene encoding putative late blight resistance protein homolog R1A-10 isoform X1, with protein sequence MAIPLVNLLNTIEFHFLQPLPCLSFDDREIMIESLCKKLRFLQAFLEDSQKNNINCPAWRGLETEIRDVAAEAESKIESELYQLYNEEDAPVEPCQSLHQILQQVTRDIESLERRILQIQIESNRNHSVEPPRRNAAIQNINADSSSKRSSEPNNVMVGCDDEFDTIMHKLISDSNSLEVISITGMGGIGKTTLAERVYNDKVVIASYFDIQAWTTVSQKHNLREMLCDLLRSNDTNRDVSYLASQLRQKLLGQRYLIVIDDIWDTQAWDDIHRCFPEDLNGSRILLTTRLKQVADYVSSGNNLYSMRFLNLNESWNLFYKKVFVEKKFPLEFEKVGRGIVEKCQGLPLTIIVVAGLLSSSSNKPSLNQWENVVANLDLLLDIDPEKKCSKILSLSYDHLPPHLKACFLYFGIFPEDRAIKVKRLIKLWIAEGFLKLELNKSMEEVAYDYLQDLVDRGLVQIDKWSSFGNKIKYCKLHDVLRSFSLREARTEKLLYVINENDNVHELGVGLAASSLDRKACRWVVSDQLSHIDDEPISRSRYMTHTSHELRSFLYFPHNYVFGVHRNSIILPYSKLLRVLSISESPEYHLPREIVDLVHLRYLALRIHRRASINNYQWCKLRCLQTLIIFDDWASFSPNNILGMPHIRHVHFSQGSLKHRHLPKLVQGNLQTLSWLSLPQRFQTEPDFKAIPNVKELGIYLMGYEESYLSEETWDLLPPISMEGLLNLHQLENLKFETYRFFPKCDIKLLKAFPPNLKKLTLKGTLFSWEDMTIINALPNLEVLKLREDAFCGSEWKATGNGFCKLKYLEVTKLSSLEHWSVDADHFPILECISLNYCRLLVEFPTGFGDINTLQLIDLKNCHSLLVTSAKNFQEERRDLGDDKLVVRQFYTLPKKIIDGWKPADTSTKWSATPTPID encoded by the coding sequence ATGGCTATTCCTCTTGTCAATTTACTAAATACGATAGAGTTCCATTTTCTACAACCTCTTCCATGTTTGAGTTTTGATGATAGAGAAATAATGATCGAATCTTTGTGTAAGAAGCTCCGATTTTTGCAAGCCTTTTTGGAGGATTCTCAGAAGAACAACATCAACTGCCCCGCATGGAGAGGCTTGGAGACAGAGATCAGAGATGTAGCTGCTGAAGCAGAGAGCAAAATTGAATCAGAATTATATCAACTCTACAACGAGGAAGACGCCCCTGTTGAGCCTTGTCAGAGTCTTCATCAGATCTTGCAACAAGTAACGCGAGACATTGAATCACTTGAACGGAGGATTCTGCAGATTCAGATTGAGAGCAATCGCAATCACTCTGTAGAGCCGCCAAGAAGAAACGCAGCAATACAGAATATCAATGCTGATAGCTCCTCCAAACGTTCTTCAGAGCCCAACAATGTAATGGTAGGATGCGACGATGAGTTTGATACCATCATGCACAAGCTCATTTCAGATTCAAATAGCCTGGAAGTCATCTCAATCACAGGTATGGGAGGTATTGGCAAGACTACTTTAGCTGAAAGAGTCTATAATGATAAAGTCGTGATTGCTTCTTATTTTGACATTCAAGCATGGACTACTGTATCTCAAAAACACAATCTTAGAGAAATGCTCTGTGACCTTCTCCGTTCTAATGACACCAATCGAGATGTCTCTTATCTAGCAAGTCAACTACGCCAAAAGTTGTTGGGTCAGAGGTATCTCATTGTCATAGATGATATATGGGACACTCAAGCATGGGATGACATTCATAGATGTTTCCCAGAAGATTTAAATGGAAGTCGAATATTGCTGACTACACGACTCAAACAGGTGGCTGACTATGTTAGTTCTGGTAACAATCTTTATTCTATGCGATTCTTAAATCTCAATGAAAGTTggaatttattttacaaaaaggtatttgtagaaaaaaaattcCCCCTTGAATTTGAGAAAGTTGGAAGAGGTATTGTTGAAAAATGTCAAGGATTACCTCTAACAATTATAGTTGTTGCTGGGCTTCTTTCCTCCTCATCCAACAAGCCATCACTAAATCAGTGGGAGAATGTTGTTGCAAATTTGGATCTGTTACTTGACATTGATCCGGAAAAGAAATGTTCAAAAATACTCTCACTAAGTTACGACCACTTGCCTCCGCATTTGAAAGCTTGTTTTTTATACTTTGGAATTTTTCCAGAAGATAGGGCGATTAAAGTGAAAAGGTTGATTAAGCTATGGATTGCAGAAGGATTCTTAAAGTTAGAGTTGAATAAAAGCATGGAAGAAGTGGCATATGATTACTTACAGGATCTTGTGGACAGAGGTCTAGTTCAAATTGATAAGTGGAGTAGTTTTGGcaacaaaatcaagtattgTAAGCTCCATGATGTGCTGCGTAGCTTTAGCTTGAGAGAGGCTCGGACGGAGAAGCTTTTGTATGTTATAAATGAGAATGATAATGTGCATGAGCTTGGCGTTGGATTAGCAGCAAGCAGCTTGGACCGAAAAGCTTGCCGTTGGGTCGTCAGTGATCAATTAAGCCATATAGATGATGAGCCAATTAGTCGATCAAGGTATATGACTCACACATCCCATGAATTGCGATCTTTTCTATATTTTCCTCATAATTATGTCTTTGGTGTTCACCGCAATTCCATAATACTTCCCTATTCTAAACTGCTAAGGGTGTTGAGCATAAGTGAATCTCCTGAATATCACCTACCAAGAGAAATAGTGGATCTTGTTCATTTGAGATATTTAGCCCTAAGAATTCACCGGAGAGCATCTATTAATAATTACCAGTGGTGTAAGCTTCGATGTTTGCAAACTCTCATTATTTTTGATGATTGGGCTTCTTTTTcaccaaataatattttggGTATGCCACATATAAGGCACGTTCATTTCTCCCAGGGGAGTCTTAAGCACCGCCATCTCCCAAAATTGGTTCAAGGAAATCTACAAACTCTATCTTGGTTGAGTCTCCCTCAACGTTTCCAAACTGAGCCAGACTTCAAAGCGATTCCAAATGTGAAGGAACTTGGGATTTACTTAATGGGCTATGAGGAGTCTTATTTAAGTGAAGAAACTTGGGATTTACTACCACCTATTTCAATGGAAGGTCTTCTCAATTTGCATCAGCTGGAGAACTTAAAATTTGAAACATATCGATTTTTTCCGAAATGTGACATCAAACTTCTAAAAGCTTTTCCACCAAATCTCAAGAAGTTGACCCTCAAAGGAACATTATTTTCATGGGAGGATATGACCATTATTAACGCATTGCCTAACCTTGAGGTTCTAAAATTGAGAGAGGATGCTTTCTGTGGCTCAGAGTGGAAAGCAACAGGAAATGGCTTCtgcaaattaaagtatttggaagttactaaactttcaagtctCGAGCATTGGAGTGTAGATGCTGATCATTTCCCCATTCTTGAATGCATATCTCTTAATTACTGTCGCCTTTTGGTGGAATTTCCAACTGGTTTTGGTGACATTAACACATTGCAGTTAATTGATTTAAAGAATTGTCACTCCCTCCTTGTGACTTCTGCTAAAAATTTTCAAGAAGAGCGGCGGGATCTTGGAGACGATAAACTTGTTGTCCGTCAATTTTATACTCTCCCAAAG
- the LOC116013422 gene encoding putative late blight resistance protein homolog R1B-16 isoform X3 yields the protein MAIPLVNLLNTIEFHFLQPLPCLSFDDREIMIESLCKKLRFLQAFLEDSQKNNINCPAWRGLETEIRDVAAEAESKIESELYQLYNEEDAPVEPCQSLHQILQQVTRDIESLERRILQIQIESNRNHSVEPPRRNAAIQNINADSSSKRSSEPNNVMVGCDDEFDTIMHKLISDSNSLEVISITGMGGIGKTTLAERVYNDKVVIASYFDIQAWTTVSQKHNLREMLCDLLRSNDTNRDVSYLASQLRQKLLGQRYLIVIDDIWDTQAWDDIHRCFPEDLNGSRILLTTRLKQVADYVSSGNNLYSMRFLNLNESWNLFYKKVFVEKKFPLEFEKVGRGIVEKCQGLPLTIIVVAGLLSSSSNKPSLNQWENVVANLDLLLDIDPEKKCSKILSLSYDHLPPHLKACFLYFGIFPEDRAIKVKRLIKLWIAEGFLKLELNKSMEEVAYDYLQDLVDRGLVQIDKWSSFGNKIKYCKLHDVLRSFSLREARTEKLLYVINENDNVHELGVGLAASSLDRKACRWVVSDQLSHIDDEPISRSRVLSISESPEYHLPREIVDLVHLRYLALRIHRRASINNYQWCKLRCLQTLIIFDDWASFSPNNILGMPHIRHVHFSQGSLKHRHLPKLVQGNLQTLSWLSLPQRFQTEPDFKAIPNVKELGIYLMGYEESYLSEETWDLLPPISMEGLLNLHQLENLKFETYRFFPKCDIKLLKAFPPNLKKLTLKGTLFSWEDMTIINALPNLEVLKLREDAFCGSEWKATGNGFCKLKYLEVTKLSSLEHWSVDADHFPILECISLNYCRLLVEFPTGFGDINTLQLIDLKNCHSLLVTSAKNFQEERRDLGDDKLVVRQFYTLPKKIIDGWKPADTSTKWSATPTPID from the exons ATGGCTATTCCTCTTGTCAATTTACTAAATACGATAGAGTTCCATTTTCTACAACCTCTTCCATGTTTGAGTTTTGATGATAGAGAAATAATGATCGAATCTTTGTGTAAGAAGCTCCGATTTTTGCAAGCCTTTTTGGAGGATTCTCAGAAGAACAACATCAACTGCCCCGCATGGAGAGGCTTGGAGACAGAGATCAGAGATGTAGCTGCTGAAGCAGAGAGCAAAATTGAATCAGAATTATATCAACTCTACAACGAGGAAGACGCCCCTGTTGAGCCTTGTCAGAGTCTTCATCAGATCTTGCAACAAGTAACGCGAGACATTGAATCACTTGAACGGAGGATTCTGCAGATTCAGATTGAGAGCAATCGCAATCACTCTGTAGAGCCGCCAAGAAGAAACGCAGCAATACAGAATATCAATGCTGATAGCTCCTCCAAACGTTCTTCAGAGCCCAACAATGTAATGGTAGGATGCGACGATGAGTTTGATACCATCATGCACAAGCTCATTTCAGATTCAAATAGCCTGGAAGTCATCTCAATCACAGGTATGGGAGGTATTGGCAAGACTACTTTAGCTGAAAGAGTCTATAATGATAAAGTCGTGATTGCTTCTTATTTTGACATTCAAGCATGGACTACTGTATCTCAAAAACACAATCTTAGAGAAATGCTCTGTGACCTTCTCCGTTCTAATGACACCAATCGAGATGTCTCTTATCTAGCAAGTCAACTACGCCAAAAGTTGTTGGGTCAGAGGTATCTCATTGTCATAGATGATATATGGGACACTCAAGCATGGGATGACATTCATAGATGTTTCCCAGAAGATTTAAATGGAAGTCGAATATTGCTGACTACACGACTCAAACAGGTGGCTGACTATGTTAGTTCTGGTAACAATCTTTATTCTATGCGATTCTTAAATCTCAATGAAAGTTggaatttattttacaaaaaggtatttgtagaaaaaaaattcCCCCTTGAATTTGAGAAAGTTGGAAGAGGTATTGTTGAAAAATGTCAAGGATTACCTCTAACAATTATAGTTGTTGCTGGGCTTCTTTCCTCCTCATCCAACAAGCCATCACTAAATCAGTGGGAGAATGTTGTTGCAAATTTGGATCTGTTACTTGACATTGATCCGGAAAAGAAATGTTCAAAAATACTCTCACTAAGTTACGACCACTTGCCTCCGCATTTGAAAGCTTGTTTTTTATACTTTGGAATTTTTCCAGAAGATAGGGCGATTAAAGTGAAAAGGTTGATTAAGCTATGGATTGCAGAAGGATTCTTAAAGTTAGAGTTGAATAAAAGCATGGAAGAAGTGGCATATGATTACTTACAGGATCTTGTGGACAGAGGTCTAGTTCAAATTGATAAGTGGAGTAGTTTTGGcaacaaaatcaagtattgTAAGCTCCATGATGTGCTGCGTAGCTTTAGCTTGAGAGAGGCTCGGACGGAGAAGCTTTTGTATGTTATAAATGAGAATGATAATGTGCATGAGCTTGGCGTTGGATTAGCAGCAAGCAGCTTGGACCGAAAAGCTTGCCGTTGGGTCGTCAGTGATCAATTAAGCCATATAGATGATGAGCCAATTAGTCGATCAAG GGTGTTGAGCATAAGTGAATCTCCTGAATATCACCTACCAAGAGAAATAGTGGATCTTGTTCATTTGAGATATTTAGCCCTAAGAATTCACCGGAGAGCATCTATTAATAATTACCAGTGGTGTAAGCTTCGATGTTTGCAAACTCTCATTATTTTTGATGATTGGGCTTCTTTTTcaccaaataatattttggGTATGCCACATATAAGGCACGTTCATTTCTCCCAGGGGAGTCTTAAGCACCGCCATCTCCCAAAATTGGTTCAAGGAAATCTACAAACTCTATCTTGGTTGAGTCTCCCTCAACGTTTCCAAACTGAGCCAGACTTCAAAGCGATTCCAAATGTGAAGGAACTTGGGATTTACTTAATGGGCTATGAGGAGTCTTATTTAAGTGAAGAAACTTGGGATTTACTACCACCTATTTCAATGGAAGGTCTTCTCAATTTGCATCAGCTGGAGAACTTAAAATTTGAAACATATCGATTTTTTCCGAAATGTGACATCAAACTTCTAAAAGCTTTTCCACCAAATCTCAAGAAGTTGACCCTCAAAGGAACATTATTTTCATGGGAGGATATGACCATTATTAACGCATTGCCTAACCTTGAGGTTCTAAAATTGAGAGAGGATGCTTTCTGTGGCTCAGAGTGGAAAGCAACAGGAAATGGCTTCtgcaaattaaagtatttggaagttactaaactttcaagtctCGAGCATTGGAGTGTAGATGCTGATCATTTCCCCATTCTTGAATGCATATCTCTTAATTACTGTCGCCTTTTGGTGGAATTTCCAACTGGTTTTGGTGACATTAACACATTGCAGTTAATTGATTTAAAGAATTGTCACTCCCTCCTTGTGACTTCTGCTAAAAATTTTCAAGAAGAGCGGCGGGATCTTGGAGACGATAAACTTGTTGTCCGTCAATTTTATACTCTCCCAAAG
- the LOC116013019 gene encoding uncharacterized protein LOC116013019 codes for MAGGGCCLCSTALETIFHLFCDCPVTGQLWETDVGVQGNSFAAIVEKFLGMVGHDMAIRMAATYWTIWIARNEALWNTKVWQTAELKHMVESLINSWKLAYSNTANQNFSKMHAISVPWRPPPVGKVKCNVDAALFEDVMGFGAVVRDHSGKFVAAYGGQLNCFRDPYLAETMAIKEALTWLKNQGLTNTILETDCLNFCSNFNSVSYDFSYVSIVGFLLMTLGTLWFAMSKGQRIM; via the coding sequence ATGGCGGGGGGTGGTTGTTGTCTTTGTTCGACTGCCTTGGAGACCATTTTCCATTTGTTCTGTGACTGTCCTGTGACGGGGCAGCTCTGGGAGACTGATGTTGGAGTCCAAGGTAATTCTTTTGCTGCTATAGTTGAAAAGTTTTTGGGTATGGTTGGGCATGATATGGCGATAAGAATGGCTGCAACTTATTGGACAATATGGATAGCTAGGAATGAGGCTCTCTGGAATACTAAAGTTTGGCAAACTGCTGAATTAAAACACATGGTAGAGTCCCTCATTAATTCATGGAAGCTTGCATATTCAAATACTGCCAACcagaatttttcaaaaatgcatgcaatttctgTTCCTTGGCGGCCACCTCCTGTTGGTAAAGTCAAATGCAATGTGGATGCTGCCTTATTCGAAGATGTCATGGGGTTTGGTGCTGTGGTTCGTGATCACAGTGGTAAATTTGTAGCAGCTTATGGAGGTCAGCTGAATTGTTTTAGAGACCCTTACCTCGCGGAAACGATGGCCATTAAAGAGGCACTAACGTGGCTAAAGAATCAAGGATTGACGAACACTATTTTGGAAACTGATTGTTTGAATTTCTGTTCCAATTTCAATTCTGTCTCTTATGATTTTTCTTATGTAAGCATTGTAGGGTTCTTGCTAATGACATTGGGAACGTTGTGGTTCGCCATGTCAAaaggtcagcgaatcatgtaG